A stretch of DNA from Candidatus Palauibacter polyketidifaciens:
CCCGCGTTCTGCCGTTCGCGCAGGTAGCCGTACACGGCGTCCCGGTCGGTCGCGTCGTAGTCGCCCTCCACCTGCCGGAAGCGGATCACGCTGCCGTCGTGCATGCGGACGTCGCGCACATCGGCGGACGCGATGTCGGCCGTGATCTCATCGGCCGGGGGGACGAAGTCCTTCGGGGCGACGAACGCCGCCTCGACGGCCTCGCGAAAGTGCTCGCGCGTGTAGGCGTAGCTCTTCGTCGAACCCACATGGTCGTTGAACGTCACGCAGGGCGAGATGACATCGACGAGGGCGAGGCCCGGGTGCCGGATTCCCGCCTTGATGATGGGGACGAGCTGGTCCTTGTCGCCGGAGAAGCCCCGGGCGACGAAGGTCGCGCCGATCGAAAGTCCGAGCAGGGCGGGATCGATGGGGGGCTGTTCGTTCGACACGCCCCGCTTCGACTTCGAGCCCATGTCGGCCGAGGCGGAGAACTGGCCCTTCGTCAGGCCGTAGACCCCGTTGTTCTCGATGATGTAGAGGAGGTTGAGGTTGCGCCGCACCGCGTGGCACAGCTGCCCGAGCCCGATCGAGAGCGAGTCCCCGTCTCCGGAGACGCCGACGTAAACGAGGTCGCGGTTCGCGGCGTTCGCTCCGCTCGCGACCGACGGCATCCGCCCGTGCACGCTGTTGAAGCCGTGGGATTCGGACATGAAGTAGGCGGTCGTCTTCGACGAGCAGCCGATCCCGCTCATCTTCGCGGCCCGGTGCGTCGGGATCGCGAGTTCCCACGCCGCCTCGATGAGCGCGGCGGTGACGGAATCGTGACCGCACCCCGCGCACAGGGTGGACATCACGCCCTCGTAGTCGCGCCGCGTCAGCCCGAGTTCGTTCTTCTCCAGGCTCGGGTGGAAGACCCGCGGCTTGGCGATGTACGTCATGCACCCACTCCTTCCGCGGTCTCCGCCGTGAGCCCGAGGCGGTCCTTCACGCCCGCGATGACGTGGCGCGCGCTCAGCGGGAGCCCCCCGTAGCGGAGGACCGAGGCCAGCCGTTCCTTCGAGGCCGGCGTCTCCAGCGTGAGCAGCGACTTCAACTGCGCGTCCCGGTTCTGTTCGATGACGATGTTGAGGTCGTGCGCCTCGATGAAGCGTCCGACTTCGGGCGCGAAGGGGAAGGCGCGGATCCGCATGTAGTCGAGCCGGAGCCCGTCTTCCGCCTCCATGCGCTCGATGGCCTCGCGCACCGCGCCGTCGCAGGCGCCCAGCGTGATGAGCCCGTATCGCGCGTCCGGCCGCGAGCGGATCTCCGGGGCCGGCACGGCCTCCGCGGCGTTGTCGATCTTCACCGCGATGCGGTCGATGACCTCCTGGTACTCGTCCGGCTCCTCAGTGTACTTGCCGTACTTCGTGTGGCCGGAGCCGCGCGTGAAGTAGGCGCCCTTCGGATCCTCGCCCGGGATCGTCCGATACGGGATCCCGTCCCCGTCCACGTCGAGGTAGCGATAGAACGTCTCGATCTCCGCGAGCGCCTCCGAGTCGAGCACCTTCCCGCGATCCGGCCGGTACGCGTCATCCCACTCGAAGCGGGGCACGACCCAGTCGTTCATCCCGATGTCGAGGTCGGAGAGCACGAAGATGGGCGTCTGGAAGCGTTCCGCGAGGTCGAACGCGTGCACGCTGAACTCGAAGCACTCCGCCGGGTCCTTCGGGTAGAGGCAGACGTGTTTCGTGTCTCCGTGCGAGGCGTAGGCGCAGAGGAGGATGTCGCCCTGCTGGGTGCGCGTCGGCATGCCGGTCGAGGGGCCGACGCGCTCGACGTCGAAGAAGACGCACGGGACTTCGGCGTAGTAGGCGAGCCCGATGAACTCGGTCATGAGCGAGATCCCGGCCCCGCTCGTCGCCGTGAAGGCCCGGGCTCCGGCCCACCCCGCGCCGATCGTGATGCCCGCCGCCGCGAGTTCGTCCTCCGCCTGCAGGATCGCCGCCCGGCTCCGCCCGGTCCCGTCCTCGACGCGCAGCCGCCGGCAATAGGCCGTGAAGGCGTCGACGAGCGAGGTCGAGGGGGTGATCGGGTACCAGGCCGCGACCGTCGCGCCCGCGTAGA
This window harbors:
- a CDS encoding 2-oxoacid:ferredoxin oxidoreductase subunit beta, which produces MTYIAKPRVFHPSLEKNELGLTRRDYEGVMSTLCAGCGHDSVTAALIEAAWELAIPTHRAAKMSGIGCSSKTTAYFMSESHGFNSVHGRMPSVASGANAANRDLVYVGVSGDGDSLSIGLGQLCHAVRRNLNLLYIIENNGVYGLTKGQFSASADMGSKSKRGVSNEQPPIDPALLGLSIGATFVARGFSGDKDQLVPIIKAGIRHPGLALVDVISPCVTFNDHVGSTKSYAYTREHFREAVEAAFVAPKDFVPPADEITADIASADVRDVRMHDGSVIRFRQVEGDYDATDRDAVYGYLRERQNAGEVPTGLLYVDPESRDLHDVLGTVDRPLWDLPFEELCPGSEALDALMENYR
- a CDS encoding 2-oxoacid:acceptor oxidoreductase subunit alpha, which codes for MKTGRVNDFALKIGTVNGTGSASANGLIMQSIFRMGVPVSGKNVFPSNIQGLPTWYEIRVNGSGHVARTPDFDLIVAMNPETYAQDIEELVPGGWLLYDSSWPMADTLRREEVTFLGVPLAEMCVKTFDGGRTRILMKNIAYTGALAALLDIDMAVIRGLLEETFGERKRHLLDANFEAIRLGHDYATENFECPLPIRLEGMDATRDSILIDGNTAAALGCVYAGATVAAWYPITPSTSLVDAFTAYCRRLRVEDGTGRSRAAILQAEDELAAAGITIGAGWAGARAFTATSGAGISLMTEFIGLAYYAEVPCVFFDVERVGPSTGMPTRTQQGDILLCAYASHGDTKHVCLYPKDPAECFEFSVHAFDLAERFQTPIFVLSDLDIGMNDWVVPRFEWDDAYRPDRGKVLDSEALAEIETFYRYLDVDGDGIPYRTIPGEDPKGAYFTRGSGHTKYGKYTEEPDEYQEVIDRIAVKIDNAAEAVPAPEIRSRPDARYGLITLGACDGAVREAIERMEAEDGLRLDYMRIRAFPFAPEVGRFIEAHDLNIVIEQNRDAQLKSLLTLETPASKERLASVLRYGGLPLSARHVIAGVKDRLGLTAETAEGVGA